A single genomic interval of Oreochromis aureus strain Israel breed Guangdong linkage group 12, ZZ_aureus, whole genome shotgun sequence harbors:
- the LOC116331645 gene encoding ubiquinol-cytochrome-c reductase complex assembly factor 3, translating into MSGMRTMLTSAIMVGALGVGYGMWSVISPGEERRREMIKNLPESNPLRMEETRQRNALVMQALKDAAETSENLARGLGPSK; encoded by the exons ATGAGTGGCATGCGGACCATGCTGACCTCTGCGATCATGGTCGGGGCTCTGGGGGTCGGCTATGGGATGTGGTCTGTGATATCTCCGGGAGAGGAGAGGCGGAGAGAGATGATAAAG AATCTGCCCGAGTCAAACCCGTTGAGAATGGAAGAGACGAGGCAGAGGAACGCTCTGGTGATGCAAGCTCTAAAGGATGCTGCTGAAACCAGCGAGAATCTTGCGAGAGGACTGGGACCTTCAAAGTAG